Proteins encoded in a region of the Rutidosis leptorrhynchoides isolate AG116_Rl617_1_P2 chromosome 9, CSIRO_AGI_Rlap_v1, whole genome shotgun sequence genome:
- the LOC139866894 gene encoding E3 ubiquitin-protein ligase RING1-like, translating to MSSRVYSGGGNSSGDGTAPQLYFCYQCNRTVSITPAPTPSSELVCPDCNGGFLEEYENPSPSPNPNPNPNPNSFLPNPFLPFDDPSPFSSFSSGLPIVFSTSSRSVNAGGGSGDFQNFNDLSALFGGSMSQSGGTQSPGEFNPFAFLQNYLNTLRAGGANIQFVIENQTGGGGDASAFQLPSNLGDYFIGPGLEQLIQQLAENDPNRYGTPPAAKSAVEKLPSIKISKELMESDYSDCAVCKDSFELDEEAKKLPCKHLYHPDCILPWLELHNSCPVCRFELPTDDPDYENRSRQTSGTGTGGDGGSGGVTAGSGGGSQGNPLTPRTLQRRFSINLPLPFTGYGTAAGTSNRGRNNNSGDGNQGSGGRDQARQEDLD from the coding sequence ATGTCATCACGAGTCTACAGCGGCGGCGGTAATAGCTCCGGCGACGGCACCGCCCCACAGCTTTACTTCTGTTACCAATGTAATCGCACGGTCTCAATTACTCCTGCCCCCACTCCTTCATCCGAACTCGTTTGCCCTGACTGTAACGGTGGGTTCCTGGAAGAATACGAAAACCCTAGCCCaagccctaaccctaaccctaaccctaaccctaactcctTCCTCCCTAATCCATTCCTCCCGTTCGATGATCCTTCTCCGTTCTCTTCATTCTCTTCCGGACTCCCTATCGTCTTCTCCACATCCTCCCGTTCCGTCAACGCCGGCGGCGGCAGCGGAGATTTTCAAAACTTTAACGATCTATCCGCGTTATTCGGCGGATCGATGTCGCAGTCCGGTGGTACTCAGAGTCCTGGTGAGTTTAATCCGTTTGCTTTTCTTCAGAATTACTTGAATACATTACGAGCAGGTGGTGCGAACATACAGTTTGTTATTGAGAATCAGACAGGTGGCGGTGGTGATGCGTCAGCGTTTCAACTTCCGTCGAATTTAGGTGATTATTTTATTGGTCCTGGATTAGAACAATTGATTCAACAGCTTGCTGAGAATGATCCAAATCGGTATGGTACACCGCCTGCTGCGAAATCAGCAGTCGAAAAGCTTCCCAGTATTAAGATTAGTAAGGAGTTGATGGAATCGGACTATTCGGATTGTGCAGTTTGTAAAGATAGTTTTGAACTTGATGAGGAAGCAAAAAAGTTGCCTTGTAAGCATCTGTATCATCCTGATTGTATTTTGCCATGGCTTGAGTTGCATAATTCGTGTCCAGTTTGTCGGTTTGAGTTGCCTACAGATGATCCTGATTATGAGAACAGGTCTAGACAGACTTCGGGtactggtactggtggtgatggtggttcggGTGGCGTGACGGCTGGCAGTGGCGGTGGTTCCCAGGGTAATCCTTTGACTCCGAGGACTTTACAGAGGAGGTTTAGTATAAATCTGCCATTGCCATTTACAGGGTATGGTACAGCTGCTGGGACTAGTAATAGAGGAAGGAACAACAATTCCGGTGATGGCAATCAGGGGAGTGGTGGTCGTGATCAGGCTAGACAAGAAGATCTTGACTGA